One genomic region from Chloroherpetonaceae bacterium encodes:
- a CDS encoding bi-domain-containing oxidoreductase, with protein MQQLVQNAQSGTIKVKEVPMPALKPGMILVRNRYSLISAGTERTKVDFGKKSLLEKARSRPDLVKLVLKQMKEQGILETLDRAFNKLNSDTAMGYATAGTVLEVADDVAGIRPGDKVACAGQGYASHAEFVVVPKNLCVKIPEGVGEDAASYTTLGAIAIQGLRQANVTLGETVLVLGLGLVGQLLLQSLKASGAKVIGVDVNPDSVRLAKELGADLALTRSSETILEEIKGFTNGFGVDAVIITASTSQNDPVEFAAEIMRDRGRVVMVGVTGMNLPRGPYYMKELDFRLSRSYGAGRYDTNYEEKGIDYPIGYVRWTEQRNMQAFLDLCAAGRMNTDKLTTHRFPIESGADAYKLISGEVKERYIGILLDYGTFDSTDGYWEKAKHDSSTKSTTKPKPMEGKLGIGFIGAGSFAQGYLIPALKASEVVRLETVCNATGVTAENVKSKFGFAKSTSEIKAVLENDAIDAVLIATRHNLHAEMVVAALEAGKHVFVEKPLSIDENGLRAIVEAKAKHPNLVVLTGFNRRFSEPVRALQSYFSALKEPISVHYRVNAGPLPPDHWTQDLSEGGGRLIGEGCHFIDTLQFLIGSAIEKVYAELLPTAVRENLVITLRFKNGSVGCVHYLSNGDKLFPKERIEIFGGARIGMMDNFKTVTLSEQGAQRVREFSGLKGHREEVAAFLNAIQKGGAPISFESQVMTTLATFKINQSLSTGMPEWME; from the coding sequence ATGCAACAGCTTGTTCAAAATGCCCAAAGCGGCACCATTAAAGTCAAAGAAGTTCCGATGCCCGCGCTCAAACCCGGAATGATTTTGGTTCGAAACCGATACAGTTTAATCAGTGCCGGAACCGAACGCACGAAAGTGGATTTCGGAAAAAAATCTTTGCTCGAAAAAGCACGCTCTCGCCCCGACCTTGTGAAGCTTGTGCTCAAACAAATGAAAGAACAAGGCATATTGGAAACATTGGACCGCGCCTTCAATAAGCTCAATAGCGATACCGCAATGGGTTATGCCACCGCCGGTACCGTGCTTGAAGTGGCGGATGACGTTGCAGGCATTCGCCCCGGCGATAAAGTGGCGTGCGCCGGGCAAGGCTACGCTTCACATGCCGAATTCGTGGTGGTGCCAAAAAACTTGTGTGTGAAAATTCCTGAAGGCGTCGGCGAAGATGCCGCATCTTACACCACTTTGGGCGCGATTGCCATACAAGGGCTTCGTCAAGCCAATGTCACACTCGGTGAAACGGTGCTTGTGCTGGGTTTGGGACTTGTGGGGCAATTGCTTTTGCAATCGCTCAAAGCCTCCGGCGCAAAAGTTATAGGCGTCGATGTCAATCCCGATTCCGTAAGGCTTGCCAAGGAACTCGGCGCTGACCTTGCACTAACGCGTTCAAGCGAAACCATCTTGGAAGAAATCAAAGGCTTTACCAATGGCTTTGGGGTGGATGCCGTTATTATTACCGCTTCGACTTCGCAAAACGATCCCGTCGAATTCGCCGCCGAAATCATGCGCGACCGTGGCCGCGTGGTGATGGTTGGCGTTACGGGAATGAACTTGCCCCGCGGCCCATATTATATGAAGGAATTAGACTTTCGCCTGTCGCGCTCTTACGGCGCAGGCCGCTACGATACCAATTACGAAGAAAAGGGAATTGATTACCCCATCGGGTATGTCCGCTGGACAGAGCAGCGCAATATGCAAGCCTTCCTTGACCTTTGCGCCGCCGGACGAATGAATACCGATAAACTCACCACGCATCGCTTCCCGATTGAATCGGGCGCGGATGCTTATAAACTCATCAGTGGTGAGGTGAAAGAGCGTTACATCGGCATTCTGCTTGATTATGGGACTTTCGACTCCACCGATGGTTATTGGGAAAAAGCGAAACACGATTCATCCACTAAATCAACCACGAAGCCAAAGCCAATGGAAGGTAAACTTGGCATCGGCTTTATCGGTGCGGGCAGTTTTGCGCAAGGCTATTTGATTCCGGCGCTGAAAGCGTCGGAAGTGGTGCGCTTAGAAACCGTTTGCAATGCTACGGGAGTCACGGCGGAAAATGTGAAATCGAAATTTGGCTTCGCGAAATCGACTTCGGAGATCAAAGCCGTTTTAGAGAACGACGCGATTGACGCCGTTTTGATTGCTACCCGCCACAATCTGCATGCCGAGATGGTGGTTGCTGCGCTTGAAGCCGGCAAGCATGTGTTTGTCGAAAAGCCACTTTCAATTGATGAAAACGGGCTTCGCGCGATTGTGGAAGCCAAAGCCAAACATCCGAATTTGGTGGTGCTCACCGGATTTAACCGCCGCTTCAGTGAGCCGGTTCGCGCACTTCAATCGTATTTTTCAGCATTGAAAGAACCAATTTCCGTGCATTACCGCGTGAATGCCGGCCCGCTTCCGCCCGACCATTGGACACAAGATCTCAGTGAAGGCGGCGGCAGGCTCATTGGCGAAGGGTGCCATTTTATCGATACGCTTCAATTCCTCATTGGCTCGGCGATTGAAAAAGTCTATGCCGAGCTTTTGCCGACGGCCGTGCGTGAAAACTTGGTGATTACGCTGCGGTTTAAAAATGGCAGTGTGGGGTGTGTGCATTATCTCTCGAATGGCGATAAGCTTTTCCCGAAAGAGCGGATTGAAATTTTTGGCGGTGCGCGAATTGGGATGATGGATAATTTCAAAACCGTGACACTTTCGGAGCAAGGGGCGCAGCGGGTGCGGGAGTTTTCGGGATTGAAAGGCCACCGTGAGGAAGTCGCGGCGTTTCTGAATGCGATTCAAAAGGGCGGCGCACCCATTTCATTCGAAAGTCAAGTCATGACAACTCTCGCAACCTTCAAAATCAACCAAAGCCTCAGTACGGGAATGCCGGAGTGGATGGAGTGA
- a CDS encoding WG repeat-containing protein has product MLQNIRDPKRASLFTLLIFSLTVLFIVSCGKKENQKSDKPAVAEYLVLMKEKESGKYGYMDSNGNTVVQPIYFEAGKFSSGRGRVRRNQNDPFIYIDATGRVAIQSEFVDARDFSEGLAAVKLGDLWGYIDTTGKVAIEPKFQIASEFDHGRAKVQLKQDFNGKTMVTTVEIDPKGNLLD; this is encoded by the coding sequence ATGCTGCAAAACATTCGAGACCCGAAAAGGGCTTCCCTGTTTACTCTATTAATTTTCTCCCTAACTGTTCTCTTTATCGTAAGTTGCGGTAAAAAGGAGAATCAAAAATCCGATAAACCGGCGGTTGCGGAGTACCTTGTCTTGATGAAAGAGAAGGAAAGCGGTAAATACGGCTATATGGATAGTAACGGAAATACAGTGGTTCAACCGATTTACTTTGAGGCAGGAAAGTTTTCAAGTGGCCGAGGCCGCGTGAGGCGAAATCAAAATGACCCGTTTATTTACATCGATGCCACTGGCCGCGTTGCAATTCAAAGCGAATTTGTGGATGCGCGTGATTTTTCGGAAGGACTTGCCGCGGTGAAATTGGGCGACTTGTGGGGCTATATCGATACCACGGGAAAGGTCGCGATTGAACCGAAGTTTCAAATCGCAAGCGAATTCGACCACGGACGCGCCAAAGTTCAATTGAAACAAGATTTTAACGGGAAGACAATGGTGACAACGGTTGAAATCGACCCGAAAGGGAATTTGCTGGATTAA
- the nifJ gene encoding pyruvate:ferredoxin (flavodoxin) oxidoreductase, with product MSALLDPVAKDLSFKTMDGNEAVSHIAYRTNEVIAIYPITPASAMGELSDEWASKEIVNVWGTVPSVVEMQSEGGAAGAVHGALQTGSLTTTFTASQGLLLMIPNMYKIAGELSPFVLHVAARSLATQALSIFGDHSDVMSVRSTGFAMLSSSSVQEAHDFALIAQVATLKSRVPILHFFDGFRTSHEIQKISVISDDIIRQMLPESLIRTHRERRLAPEHPVIRGTAQNPDVYFQGRETANPFYAAASDIIQKTMNEFADLTGRSYHIFNYFGALDAEHIIIMMGSGNETVRETIAVLNKQGEKYGLVTSHLYRPFDVKKFVESLPATTKTIAVLDRTKEPGSTGEPLYLDVISALYEGMQNEYGKIRRMPKVVGGRYGLSSKEFTPAMVKGVYENLKSVQPKNHFTIGINDDVSHTSLPYDASFSTEPDTVVRALFFGLGADGTVGANKNSIKIIGENTDLYAQGYFVYDSKKSGSMTISHLRFGSSPIQSTYLVSRANFLACHQWVFLDRYDMLKLLVKGGTFLLNSAYSAEEVWDKLPAKVQEALIEKEAKFYVIDAYKVARDNGMTGRINTVMQTCFFAISGALPKDEAIHQIKDSIKKTYQKKGDAVVAKNIAAVDDTLAHLYQVAIKKEITSNIPMRHAVTEDAPDFVCDVLGNIISGLGDDLPVSVFPVDGTYPVGTARYEKRNLAENIPVWDMDLCIQCGKCSMICPHAAIRVKVYEPELVANAPETFKSTAGKDRSWQGLNYTIQVAPEDCTGCTLCVDICPAKSKTDPNHHALNMSPQAALLEAEKKNWSYFLNLPEYDRRKINVSAIKQQQLQEPLFEFSGACSGCGETPYLKLLTQLFGDRAVVANATGCSSIFGGNLPTTPWSKNAQGLGPAWANSLFEDNAEFGFGFRVSIDKQEDRAKYLLRSIASEIGDDLATAILNASQKTEAEIYDQRTRVDILKEKLAVSTTPNAIELRFLADMLVKKSVWIVGGDGWAYDIGYGGLDHVLASGKNVNILVLDTEVYSNTGGQASKATPRSAVAKFASGGKPGRKKDLGLIAMTYENVYVASVAMGARDEHTLKAFLEAEQYEGVSIIIAYSHCIAHGMEMSESLGHQKAIVDSGQWLLYRYNPDFIAKGENPLKLDSKPPKIQASDFLHLENRFNALEKLNPKEAEHLFKEVQNDITVRYQLYEFLASRKPTPLG from the coding sequence ATGTCTGCATTACTCGACCCTGTTGCAAAAGACTTAAGTTTTAAAACGATGGACGGTAACGAAGCGGTTTCACACATCGCCTACCGCACCAACGAAGTTATCGCCATTTATCCGATTACGCCCGCCTCTGCGATGGGTGAACTCTCCGATGAATGGGCAAGCAAAGAAATCGTGAATGTTTGGGGCACGGTTCCCAGTGTGGTTGAAATGCAATCCGAAGGCGGCGCAGCGGGCGCTGTTCACGGGGCATTACAAACCGGTTCACTCACGACCACATTTACGGCATCCCAAGGGCTATTGCTGATGATTCCAAACATGTATAAAATTGCCGGCGAACTCTCACCCTTCGTTTTGCATGTTGCCGCACGCTCTTTAGCTACGCAAGCCCTTTCCATTTTTGGCGATCATAGCGATGTCATGTCGGTTCGCTCAACAGGCTTTGCGATGCTCTCTTCAAGCTCAGTGCAAGAAGCTCATGATTTTGCCTTGATTGCTCAAGTGGCCACACTAAAATCTCGCGTGCCAATTTTGCACTTCTTTGATGGCTTCCGCACCTCGCACGAGATTCAAAAAATTTCGGTTATTTCGGATGACATCATCCGTCAGATGCTGCCTGAGTCACTCATTCGCACCCATCGCGAGCGGCGACTTGCTCCCGAGCATCCGGTGATTCGCGGTACGGCGCAAAATCCCGATGTCTATTTCCAAGGCCGCGAAACCGCAAATCCTTTTTATGCTGCCGCTTCCGACATCATTCAAAAAACAATGAATGAATTTGCTGACCTCACCGGGCGCAGCTATCATATTTTCAACTACTTCGGGGCACTCGATGCCGAGCATATTATTATCATGATGGGCTCCGGTAACGAAACCGTCCGCGAGACCATCGCTGTTCTTAACAAGCAAGGGGAAAAGTATGGGCTTGTGACTTCGCATCTCTATCGCCCGTTTGATGTCAAAAAGTTTGTGGAATCTTTGCCCGCCACAACTAAAACGATTGCCGTGCTTGACCGTACCAAAGAACCCGGCAGCACCGGCGAGCCGCTTTATCTTGATGTCATTAGCGCTCTTTATGAAGGGATGCAAAATGAATACGGGAAAATTCGCCGGATGCCGAAAGTCGTTGGCGGCCGCTATGGCCTTTCTTCAAAAGAATTCACACCTGCAATGGTAAAAGGGGTTTATGAAAATCTGAAATCCGTTCAACCCAAAAATCACTTTACGATTGGCATCAACGACGATGTCTCGCATACCAGCCTTCCTTATGATGCCTCATTTTCAACTGAACCCGATACGGTTGTCCGCGCTCTCTTTTTTGGATTAGGCGCCGATGGAACCGTGGGAGCCAATAAAAATTCGATTAAGATTATCGGTGAAAACACCGATCTCTACGCGCAGGGCTACTTTGTCTACGACTCAAAGAAATCAGGGTCAATGACAATTTCTCACCTGCGATTTGGCAGCTCGCCAATTCAATCGACTTATTTGGTAAGCCGCGCTAATTTTCTTGCATGCCATCAATGGGTTTTTCTTGATCGCTATGACATGCTCAAATTGCTCGTCAAAGGCGGCACTTTCCTCTTGAATTCTGCTTACTCGGCTGAAGAGGTTTGGGATAAATTGCCCGCCAAAGTTCAAGAAGCCTTGATTGAAAAAGAAGCGAAGTTTTATGTGATTGATGCCTATAAAGTGGCGCGAGATAACGGAATGACCGGCAGAATCAATACGGTGATGCAAACCTGTTTCTTTGCCATTTCAGGAGCATTACCCAAAGACGAGGCAATCCATCAAATCAAAGATTCGATTAAAAAAACCTATCAAAAAAAGGGGGATGCTGTCGTGGCAAAAAATATTGCAGCGGTTGATGACACCTTGGCACATTTATATCAAGTGGCTATCAAAAAGGAAATCACCAGCAATATTCCAATGCGACACGCCGTTACAGAAGACGCACCCGATTTTGTTTGCGATGTACTTGGGAACATCATCAGCGGCTTAGGCGATGATTTGCCTGTAAGCGTCTTTCCTGTTGACGGGACTTATCCTGTTGGCACAGCTCGTTATGAAAAACGCAACCTTGCCGAAAACATCCCGGTGTGGGATATGGATCTCTGCATTCAATGCGGCAAGTGCTCAATGATTTGCCCGCACGCCGCCATCCGCGTTAAAGTCTATGAACCTGAACTGGTGGCCAATGCGCCTGAAACCTTCAAATCTACGGCCGGAAAAGACCGCTCGTGGCAAGGGCTGAATTATACCATTCAAGTCGCACCTGAAGATTGCACCGGCTGTACGCTTTGCGTGGATATTTGCCCCGCGAAGAGCAAAACCGACCCCAATCATCATGCCTTGAATATGTCGCCTCAGGCAGCCCTTTTGGAAGCTGAAAAGAAAAACTGGTCTTACTTCCTAAACTTACCCGAGTATGACCGCCGCAAAATCAATGTGAGTGCCATTAAACAACAGCAGTTGCAAGAGCCGCTCTTTGAATTCTCCGGTGCTTGTTCCGGCTGTGGCGAAACACCATATCTGAAACTTCTTACACAACTCTTTGGCGACCGTGCCGTTGTGGCCAACGCCACCGGCTGCTCTTCCATTTTTGGTGGAAATTTACCCACCACACCGTGGAGCAAAAATGCACAAGGCTTAGGGCCGGCGTGGGCAAATTCGCTCTTCGAAGACAATGCGGAGTTTGGTTTCGGATTCCGTGTTTCGATTGATAAACAAGAAGATCGTGCGAAATATCTCTTAAGAAGCATTGCCTCAGAAATTGGAGATGATCTAGCAACAGCCATTCTCAACGCTTCGCAAAAAACCGAAGCCGAAATTTATGATCAACGCACCCGTGTGGACATTTTGAAAGAGAAGCTTGCTGTTTCAACTACACCGAATGCCATTGAACTTCGATTCCTTGCCGATATGCTCGTGAAGAAATCGGTTTGGATTGTCGGCGGCGACGGCTGGGCGTATGACATCGGCTACGGCGGGCTTGATCATGTTCTTGCAAGCGGCAAGAATGTCAATATTCTTGTGCTTGATACCGAAGTCTATTCCAACACCGGCGGTCAAGCCTCGAAAGCTACACCGCGCAGCGCGGTCGCGAAATTTGCTTCTGGCGGGAAACCCGGCCGAAAGAAAGATTTGGGGCTGATTGCAATGACGTATGAAAATGTGTATGTCGCCTCGGTAGCAATGGGCGCCCGCGATGAACATACGCTTAAGGCCTTCTTGGAAGCTGAGCAATATGAAGGGGTTTCGATAATCATTGCTTATTCGCATTGCATCGCGCACGGAATGGAAATGTCGGAGTCGCTCGGGCATCAAAAAGCAATTGTTGATTCTGGTCAATGGCTGCTTTATCGCTACAACCCCGATTTCATCGCAAAAGGTGAAAACCCGTTGAAGTTGGATAGCAAACCGCCGAAGATACAAGCGTCGGATTTCTTGCATCTTGAAAACCGCTTTAATGCGCTTGAAAAATTGAACCCGAAGGAGGCCGAGCATCTCTTCAAAGAGGTTCAGAACGATATAACCGTTCGGTATCAATTGTACGAATTCTTGGCATCACGAAAACCAACACCATTGGGATAA
- the bchC gene encoding chlorophyll synthesis pathway protein BchC, producing MRTKAVVFTGPNQIEIQDVGLREMTDEDVLVRTVWSSVSAGTEKMLLSGKLPTMQMTQFPVIPGYETVGKIIGRGDHVPEELLGKYVYVSGSFGYVGVNAAFGGASHNLVSPAHKVTLLDSLENPMLGILLPLASTALHIIDLAAVRNKRILILGQGAVGLLVAEFARLFGASFIAATDLNAARLEKSAAHLRINLTETGSADVLMATPFDAVIDCTGSMNAIAESLRYLKMNAAVILGGYYEKIDLPYNMAFMKELRFLVAKQWAMGDLDRALDVMAKREIGFEKIITHQKSVWTDIAHSYDAAFHDSSCLKLVLEWEAD from the coding sequence ATGAGAACGAAAGCCGTGGTATTTACAGGCCCCAACCAAATTGAAATTCAAGATGTTGGCTTGCGCGAAATGACGGATGAAGATGTGTTGGTGCGAACCGTTTGGTCAAGCGTCAGCGCAGGAACGGAAAAAATGCTTCTTTCGGGGAAATTGCCCACAATGCAAATGACCCAATTCCCCGTAATTCCGGGTTATGAAACCGTCGGAAAAATCATCGGTCGCGGCGATCATGTTCCCGAAGAGCTTTTAGGAAAGTATGTTTATGTTTCAGGCTCTTTCGGTTATGTGGGCGTCAATGCAGCCTTTGGCGGTGCCTCTCATAATTTGGTTTCGCCGGCGCATAAAGTCACACTTCTTGATTCACTTGAAAATCCAATGCTTGGCATTCTCCTTCCCCTTGCATCAACCGCGCTTCATATCATCGATCTCGCGGCAGTTAGGAACAAGCGCATTCTCATTTTAGGGCAAGGGGCGGTTGGGCTTTTAGTGGCTGAATTTGCGCGGCTTTTTGGCGCAAGTTTTATTGCCGCCACGGATCTCAATGCCGCCCGATTGGAAAAATCCGCCGCGCATTTACGAATCAACCTCACCGAAACCGGCAGTGCCGATGTCTTGATGGCAACACCCTTTGACGCAGTTATCGACTGCACGGGCTCAATGAATGCAATAGCTGAAAGCCTTCGCTATCTCAAAATGAATGCCGCTGTCATTCTTGGCGGATATTATGAAAAAATTGACTTGCCCTACAATATGGCCTTTATGAAAGAGCTACGCTTTCTCGTCGCGAAGCAGTGGGCAATGGGCGATCTCGACCGCGCACTCGATGTTATGGCAAAGCGCGAAATCGGGTTTGAAAAGATTATCACACATCAAAAGAGCGTTTGGACAGACATTGCACACAGTTATGATGCCGCTTTTCACGATTCCTCTTGCCTGAAATTGGTACTGGAGTGGGAAGCCGATTAA
- a CDS encoding type II toxin-antitoxin system HicA family toxin, producing the protein MSKLPTLTYKELIQKLRKAGFEFDRQAKGSHEIWYNPKTKKRTTIPHHAGSIPRGTLRAILNQCDISVEDISLL; encoded by the coding sequence ATGAGTAAGCTACCCACCCTCACCTACAAAGAGTTGATTCAAAAGCTTCGCAAAGCAGGCTTTGAATTTGACCGACAAGCGAAGGGAAGTCATGAAATTTGGTATAACCCCAAAACAAAAAAAAGAACAACGATTCCTCATCACGCAGGCTCAATTCCTAGGGGAACGCTCCGCGCCATTCTGAATCAATGTGATATATCTGTTGAAGATATCAGTTTGCTTTAA
- a CDS encoding transposase, which yields MDKFRNKYRIPSARASWWDYGNHAAYFITICTHNRVHHFGEIVPIHPSPNNFVANREYQLAKRFIQKELNLTPAGKVAEKFWAEIPHQFPYAALGAFVVMPNHIHGIIIINNPNKPHPPKPNGETTEFDGNGDTVVNANIVDDADIVDDANIVDNADIVETRLIASLRDETPDDNANNNGNKISGGITGDKNPMNHDNLSRIIRWYKGRCSFEIRKINPDFQWQSRFHDHIIRNPKEYTRIHHYIIANPLNWENDSFYQSDNPFTRK from the coding sequence ATGGATAAATTTCGTAACAAATACCGGATTCCTTCAGCGCGTGCCTCTTGGTGGGATTATGGCAATCATGCCGCCTATTTTATCACCATTTGCACGCACAATAGGGTTCATCATTTTGGGGAAATTGTTCCTATTCATCCATCACCGAATAATTTTGTTGCGAATCGTGAATATCAGTTAGCAAAACGATTCATACAAAAGGAATTGAATCTAACCCCGGCAGGTAAGGTTGCTGAAAAATTCTGGGCCGAAATTCCTCACCAATTTCCCTATGCGGCTTTAGGGGCGTTTGTTGTGATGCCTAATCATATTCACGGAATAATCATTATCAATAATCCGAATAAACCCCATCCACCAAAACCCAACGGTGAAACCACGGAATTTGATGGGAATGGGGATACCGTTGTTAACGCCAATATCGTTGATGACGCGGATATTGTTGATGACGCCAATATCGTTGATAACGCGGATATTGTAGAGACGCGATTAATCGCGTCTCTACGGGACGAAACCCCTGACGATAACGCAAACAATAACGGGAACAAAATATCCGGCGGGATTACCGGCGATAAAAATCCAATGAATCATGATAATTTATCCCGAATCATCCGATGGTATAAAGGCCGGTGTTCATTTGAAATCCGAAAAATCAATCCTGATTTTCAATGGCAATCGCGTTTTCACGATCATATTATTCGTAACCCAAAGGAATACACACGCATCCATCATTATATCATCGCCAACCCCTTGAATTGGGAAAATGATTCTTTTTATCAATCAGACAATCCATTCACCCGCAAATAA
- the bchF gene encoding 2-vinyl bacteriochlorophyllide hydratase produces the protein MPRYTPEQLRLRNASIWTKIQIILAPIQFFVFLGGLVITYLYYIDQIHDFYWVTIGVAVKTLFFIILFVTGAFFEKEVFGEWVFSPEFYWEDVGSSIAMGIHFLYFILAIFIHDREVLVWAAFAAYISYLLNALQYLIRIYLEKRNEKRLQAQGLV, from the coding sequence ATGCCACGCTATACACCGGAGCAACTCCGTTTGCGCAACGCATCGATTTGGACAAAAATTCAAATCATTCTTGCCCCGATTCAATTTTTTGTTTTCCTCGGCGGCTTGGTCATTACCTACCTCTATTACATCGATCAAATACACGATTTCTATTGGGTTACCATTGGTGTAGCTGTCAAAACACTCTTTTTCATCATACTCTTTGTAACCGGTGCCTTTTTTGAAAAGGAGGTCTTCGGCGAGTGGGTTTTTTCGCCGGAGTTTTATTGGGAAGATGTCGGCAGTTCAATTGCAATGGGTATTCACTTTTTGTATTTCATTTTGGCAATTTTTATTCACGATCGAGAAGTATTGGTTTGGGCTGCATTTGCCGCTTACATCAGCTACCTCTTGAATGCATTGCAATATTTGATACGGATTTATTTAGAGAAACGAAACGAAAAACGCCTGCAAGCCCAAGGGTTGGTATAG
- a CDS encoding CPBP family intramembrane glutamic endopeptidase: MSGLSIFTSETAADRRLKYSLELMLTVWVLGFIGHFTPLKEWPALFLYVLGAIGLAFYVARLEGSWKPSFITSENFGEVLKWSLSIGFFLFAMDIVNTFFYLKRGGAPMGQMEEILVGMNFLYLFPILIIGEEFLWRGLMLSSLLERGMNKHWAILLTTLLFVVNHFAVAPVGFKERGMLAMMALPLGIINGYVIAKTKNVWAGVLIHGISMLAMVIDIFVIPRLV, from the coding sequence ATGTCTGGTTTATCAATTTTCACCTCCGAAACCGCCGCCGACCGCCGCTTAAAATATTCCCTCGAATTGATGCTCACGGTTTGGGTATTGGGGTTCATCGGCCACTTCACTCCGTTGAAAGAATGGCCTGCATTGTTTTTATATGTGCTTGGCGCAATTGGGCTTGCGTTTTATGTCGCTCGATTGGAAGGCTCTTGGAAACCGTCATTTATCACTTCCGAAAACTTCGGTGAAGTTCTAAAATGGAGTCTTTCAATTGGCTTCTTTCTTTTTGCGATGGATATTGTGAACACCTTCTTTTATCTCAAGCGAGGCGGTGCACCGATGGGGCAAATGGAAGAAATCCTTGTCGGGATGAATTTTCTTTATCTCTTTCCAATTCTCATCATTGGTGAAGAATTTTTGTGGCGAGGCCTGATGCTTTCGTCATTACTTGAGCGGGGCATGAATAAGCATTGGGCAATTTTACTGACAACCTTATTATTTGTGGTCAATCATTTTGCGGTTGCGCCGGTTGGGTTTAAGGAGCGAGGAATGCTGGCAATGATGGCCTTACCCTTGGGAATCATCAACGGCTATGTGATCGCAAAAACGAAGAATGTATGGGCAGGCGTTCTGATTCACGGCATTTCGATGCTGGCAATGGTCATTGACATTTTTGTGATTCCAAGGTTGGTGTAA
- a CDS encoding type II toxin-antitoxin system HicB family antitoxin, translating into MEILIDLQIEALDEGGFLATSSDLQGFLAQGRTYAETIEIAQDVARKLIESYLEHGDALPDKIKAQFAHPNREITLKIPVAISQ; encoded by the coding sequence ATGGAAATTCTTATTGATTTACAAATTGAAGCCTTAGACGAAGGTGGGTTTTTAGCTACGAGCAGTGATCTTCAAGGCTTTTTGGCACAAGGCAGAACTTATGCCGAAACCATTGAAATCGCGCAAGATGTCGCCCGAAAACTGATTGAATCATACCTTGAACACGGCGACGCCTTACCGGACAAGATCAAAGCTCAATTTGCCCATCCCAATCGTGAAATCACGCTTAAAATCCCCGTTGCGATTTCACAATGA
- a CDS encoding sigma factor-like helix-turn-helix DNA-binding protein, translating to MAARKLASRAENPLAEKPAPPPKTDHERLLACIDALPKVEREIITLFEIRKKSLSEIAIEQHIEQREIETHLNNARSRLKSLFFQLD from the coding sequence ATGGCCGCAAGAAAATTGGCGTCGCGCGCTGAGAACCCTTTGGCCGAAAAGCCAGCACCGCCGCCGAAGACAGACCACGAGCGGCTTTTGGCTTGCATTGATGCCTTGCCGAAAGTCGAGCGCGAAATCATTACGCTTTTTGAGATTCGCAAAAAATCTTTAAGTGAAATTGCCATTGAACAGCATATAGAACAACGAGAAATTGAAACACATTTAAATAATGCTCGGTCTCGATTGAAATCGCTATTTTTCCAACTGGATTAA